The nucleotide sequence TTGACAGGGGGAAGAATGCGGGGTTGGCCTCTAACAGGGGCGTGGGTAAAGTTATCCCCGTGTCCGAAGCTGGGGGAGCGGTACATGGTGAAGTTACCGTGGTAGGTCTTACTGAGCATGGAAGAGGAAGCACCAACCACACTGCCTGGGGTAGTAACATTACAATTCACCCTTCTGTTAGCATAGCTAGCTTGGTCCTCTTCTTTCAGCGTCTCGGTGCTACAGTATCTACTGCTGCTCTGCGAGCCGCCAGGACTCGAAATAAATGACGAAATGTTGACCTTTGACACCCGCGACACTCCTGAGAGGGGTGTGGTTATGCGAGATGTCCCCGCTCCGACTGATGTGTATTTGCGTCTGTAGCTCCCCTGAGCTCCCATCTGGTTAGGAATGGAATTGCGTCCCCACAGTGCTGCACAGGTGCTAGAGGCTTTGGGTTCTCCGAGCCGGTTCCGGGAGCTCCCAGTCTGTTCTGCGGTGGTGTTCTGTTGGTGTCTCTCAAGGTGTTCCATCATACCCGTCTGCTCGTCGTCACTGTCATCTGATTCGCCATCGTCTCGCCCCGTAGCTACGGCAACCTCGTTGTTCTTCTTTTTTCTCAGTGAGCGGCGTCTCACGGTGTTTCTGCTGGGTCCTAGTGAAGCAGGGCTGTCCTCCTCACTGCCTGAAGACCTGCCGAGGACCTTACCACCCCACCAGCCATTCTTACCGCGGGAGAGGTAACCTCCACTGACACCTAACGATTGAGGGCtccttcctcctgctcggtgGTGGTACTCCTCTTCTTCGTCTCCTGAGCTGAACCTCCAGCGGGCTGTGATGGCTGCCCTGGCTGAGGCTCTACCAGAGGAGGGGGCCACCGGTCTGGAGGAGCTATGTGAGGAATGTAAACTGTCCCTGGGATGTCTGGCCCCCTGGCTTTGCCTCTGCTCTCCAGAGGGGCGGACACGGGAGGAGGAGAGGCCCCTGGAGTTGCTCCGAGGTGGGGGGGCAGGTGCAGCGGTGAGGACAGAGGGTGGAGGGTCAGAGTTCAGACTAGAAGTCCAGGTCTCaggcccctctcctccactgctgGGGctgtgggctctgtgtgtgtttgatggcTGGGCCACCCTAAGAAACCTACCACTTCTACGAATACTAGTGCTGGCTGGCTCAATCTCTGCGTCGTCTGAGTAGTGCTGGTCAGGGTGAAAGGCTGAGTCCAtgccctgctgtctcctctctctgcccaggGAGGCAGCCCTGCTGAGGTGTCTGTCTGACAGTGAGAGGCTAGTGGCTTCaggggttgggctgttgggagacTGCCTGTCGCTTATGTCTGCTAAAGAGTTGTCTTTAGAGCTGGCGGAGGGCTGGCGCTGGTTAGAACATTTTAAATCCTCTGCATCAAAAAGCTCTCTGATCTTGGTGACACTGGGCCAGTAGGTTAGGTCAACGTGAACAGGAGGATCTCCATGGTGACTTGGGAAGTAGCTCCTGTGTGACTTGCAGGCAGGCGCCCCACTGACAAAAACGTAATCCTCAGTGTTCGAAGTCTTACTGCAGTTGTTGTTATAAGAGACAGACGGATCAATGTGGGAATAATCTATTTTACCAGCCCCAACGCTGCCTTGAGGAGATTTGCGAGTATATATCCATTTTTGATTTCTCTCCGAATCCGATCCAGAGACCGAGTCTGTGCCCGAATAAAACTTCTGTTCGTTAACTTTAGTGTCATTCGGAGACACTGTTAAAACCGTGTCAGGAACTTGTAAATATCCACTGTCCTCGTGGAATGATTTCCGAGATGGGGACACTTCTCCCCTGTTGCTTTTAACCCTGGGTAAAGTTGTGCTTTTCCCGGCAACGTTACTGCCAGGGCTCGGAGCTCCATGCGTTCGAGACGAATTAGTGCTACTGAACTTCTCAGTGAGTTGGCGaatagagggagaaatggaggagagaggagtggaagaggctTTCTTTAACTCTGCGGTTGAGAGGCTGGCAGCGGAGATTTTGGAAACTTTCCTTGACACACTAACATTACGCATAGCCGAGGGCTGCGCTTTCTCGGCCGCTGCTGTAGATGGAGGGGGAAGGGCGCTGCTCCTACCCTCCAAATGCGTTGTTTTGTTTAGTTGTTCTTCACAGCAACTTTTATTCGCGCTACAACCTAACTTTTTGAAAGAGACACTGCGATACACCTCCTTTTCTGCCATTGTGCACGTATTTATTTCGTTCATTTATCTCCTTTTGCTAATTCATTGATCCAGCACCTTTTCTTTCTGCAGTGCCTAGTTTTCACCCCCGTACAATAGGCGACTTTAACCACAACTTGCTGGCAGTGGAGTAGGGTTTCTCTCAACTCCACTGAAAAGAGGGCTAAGGGTTTTACACTAAAAGGAGAGTGAATTGTGGAGTAAACAAAGTGAAAGAAATATATAACTATTCTGCATTCTGACCTTACAATATGTCCTCTCGAATCGCATCCAAGCACGACGAAAAAGGGCAAAAGTTTGTCCAAACGTTTCTCCCTTCAACTATGCaggttttttttctctccatagaTTCCCCCATATTCCCGAATCTTTCCCATCACTTTATACACGCGGATTGCCCTCAACTCACAATTCACTATAATCCCGAACTGTTGCTATGTTCCTTATTTTTGTTGACATAATTGAGTGATTTGTGTTTTTGAATGCAAATGcctgagaatgagagaacagtcgTGGGCGGGACTAGTCGGGGTATAAGGGCTGTCATAGCCCCTCGGGAATAggcagaaaaaaaaacatttcctttTAGATGGGGATAAACAGATATTGCGGGCAGAGAGGGATAATTATAGCTCAGGACCGTGTAAACCGTCGGAGCGCTGAGAAAATGTACTTGCAACTAAATCAAACTAGAATAATATTTGGTAACAGTGTTTCCACTgtcagtgtatttaatgaagtgaTTATTAAGTGCTGACTCACGCGGGGTCGTGAGTGTCGTGTTTGCGAATTGTGTCAACGTTAATAAAGCATTTTCTCTCGTGCACAATGGTTTATGGTTTTTCCCATGACGGTCTGGTAAAGTAGCTCTTTGTTCGAGCAGGGATATTATACCGTTCTCTGGGCGATGGAATGTTGACCGCAGCGCCATCTTACGGTCGATGTATAAAAGTTCATATTTTTTGCTCTTAGTGTCGAGCCTATGACCTGCCTCTCCCAAAAACCTGCTCCCACTGTTTTTGTAGATGACGGGCAGAGCAGGAACAGAACATTTCCAATGAATATATGAACTGTATAGCAGAATTACAACTCATTTGGTTGATACATGTAATCTTTATTGACAACAGCAAGTTTATTACAGTGTCAACAGGCTTGTTAATTGGAGAGGCCATCTACAAAGCAGAGGCATGAGCATGTATGAAACAGCACAACTAATAAATACATGTACTAACATAAGTGAAGAAATAAAACTAATTTTGTAACAAAAATATAATTCAAGTTCTCTTTATGTTATAAAAATAAGACTTCActgtaaaacaaaaacaaaaatacactGACTCAAATATATCCACTCCAAGAAGAGCATCTGACATCTACCTTGGTTCCTATTAGACCCATACAGACATGTGCCCCACATATAAGACACATCACTTCATTAAGGGCCTTACGCTAAGGAAGAGGttaaacaaacacactcacacacacactaaggcaCGCACAAACATTCCAGACAGACTTAGGAACAAAAACATCAGCTGTCACTCACATTTGACCAAAACAAGTCAATCATTTGTGGTATTGAGTAATCCAATCTTCTGCAGCTGATACACACAGGAACAACAGCGGATCTGTCAGTCCTGTGATATTCTCTTGGAGACGTATGTACAAGGCCATGGTTTGAAAAAAAAtaacagaaaaacaaaaacacattaaGCAACGTTTAACTAAAATAAAACTAGACCTCATCATGCAGTGAATTAGACCACAAAGCATCAGTATCCATCTACATGCCAGGGACACGTTGTCACGTGCTTATTTCAAGACATTTACAATGTTTGTCTCAGACATTCTCACTTTTAAAATATGTCTAAATACCTATTAGATGAGAAAGGTACAGTACACACAAGAAACAGCACACCACAGTCGAAACAGACAGTCAATTTCAAAAGGATAATTCAAccccagaatatatatatatatttttttatgaaacTCTGGTCAATTTGGTGAAAGCATGTGttcaatggtccttctgtagctcagttggtagagcatggcgcttgtaacgccagggtagtgagttcgatccccgggaccacccatacgtagaatgtatgcacatatgactgtaagtcgctttggataaaagcgtctcctaaatggcatatattattattattctatcgGTAGGTCAAATAAAACATATCCTAGTGATTTAACTTGGAAGTGGTCAGTCTGTGAAATCAGGAAATCTTGTAGGAACGCGTCATAGCTAGATGGTTCTCATCACGTTTCATAAAAGCTTCTAAAAACAATTACCTGCACTCCAGATCACCAAATCGGCCAAAAGATAGTATGAGCATACTTGTCTAGAGCGCATCCACTCATTTACATATataacgggtgggtctaatcctgagtgctgattggttaaaaccgcattccagccggtgtctattccgcAAATTACCACTAagtaaatctatgacgttaaaatgccgatttactctgttccatctcactgcgcaatccactgtctcatccaCGCAGCCAGGAAATGTATAAACTTGAGCTCCACTATAAAAAAAGCatttagacattatctcacatctcttttagactaacatttagttttcaacagcggagatttgtataaaccttgctgtctgtatctccgacatttgcaacattgaaaCAATAATTCCCCCATAGGCAGTatctcgggcctaacaacacccgtgtcaatatatcctccaaagaCCAGCTTTTCGGGCAAATATGACAAAGTACACATTTCACTTAGATATGCTCAATCTAAAACACTGTACCAATTTATTCAACTCAGTTGTCCTTCAAGTACCATCTTGCAATGCGTACTGTGTGCCTGTGGGGAAACGTGGATCATTGTTGAAACAATGGATCATTGTTGCCATAACGTATTCTGTACTCACTCTGGGCAGAGAGGAACTGCAACCTGAACAGTGAGATATAGTCCTAAATTGATAGTAGATTGTTCAGGTGATTTTACAGCCAACTAGCTACTTTACATGCTGATATTGACTTTGCTATTGTCGTGTGTAGCcacgtttgctagctagctagccaacccaGAAAGAGAGCATTGAATGTTTTGTAGTTGACTTGAACTGCAAAAGATTCCACATAGATTTTCAAATAGCTaaaaatgaaacatttgttcaaaaaaaaaatatatatatatatactgctcaaaaaaataaagggaacacttaaacaacacaatgtaactccaagtcaatcacacttctgtgaaatcaaactgtccacttaggaagcaacactgattgacaaatttcacatgctgttgtgtaaatggaatagacaacaggtggaaattataggcaattagcaagacacccccaataaaggagtggttctgcaggtggagaCCTCAGACCagttctcagttcctatgcttcctggctgatgttttggtcacttttgaatgctggcgttgctttcactctagtggtagcatgagccggagtctacaacccacacaagtgacgtgacagtctggagacgccatggagaacgttctgctgcctgcaacatcctccagcatgaccggtttggtggtgggtcagtcatggtgtggggtggcatttctttggggggggccgcacagccctccatgtgctcgccagagataGCCTGAcagccattaggtaccgagatgagatcctcagaccccttgtgagaccatatgctggtgtggttggccctgggggTTCCTCCtactgcaagacaatgctagacctcatgtggctggagtgtatcagcagttcctgcaagaggaaggcattgatgctatggaccggCCCGCCCGTGCTATGGATTGGCCCGGCAtgctcatcaggagcatgcccaggcgttgtagggaggtcatacaggcacgtggaggccacacacactactgagcctaattttgacttgttttaaggacattacatcaaagttggatcagcctgtagtgtggttttccactttgatttggagtgtgactccaaatccagacctccatgggttgataaatttgatttccactGATAAATTTGTGATTTTGtggtcagcacattcaactacgtaaagaaaaacatatttaataagaatatttcattcattcagatctaggatgtgttattttagtgttccctttatttttttgagcagtgtatattgttttCTTATATTAGTGTTAATACACTATTAATCATAGGAATTTGTGGTGGATTATTCCTTTAAGGCCATGGGACATGTAGGTAACACACGCCACCTAGTGGCTCATATAGTAAACAGACATACAGGATGCATTACATAATACTATGGCAACCAAACGCAGTGTTGTGGCTGACTACTTCATGCATTTTAGCAAACACACTGACTTGTTCCCATGCTGGCAGAGCAGAAGTCACTGAGGGTTCTGGATGGGTTCTAAGTACCCAAAACCCATGTATCTAGGTGTTGTAATACAACTGTGGACTATGGatgtttctcacacacacacacacacacacacacacacacacacacacaccttagttATTTTGTTTCAAAGTGAGTTTACCATTGAATGAGCTTTGAGTTAAACATGGGTTCTAAATAATCAAGGGTTCTTGGTGAGGTTTTTCACTTTCTCACATCTTGGTTCCCTGTCTCTGAGAGTGGTGATCTTGGTGACCAGTATTCTGGTGTTCTTGCGGAACCGCGGCTGTGTGAAATAGAACAGTATAGGATCTAGAACGCTGTTCATGCTGGCGAACGGCCTGGTGCACTTGTAGATCACTGAGAACAGGTTCCGTGTCGCACACGGAGCATCTGATAAGGTTCGTACCAACAGGTACATGGTCTTAGTGAGGTGGAACGGCAGGAAGCTCACAGCAAACACCGTCACCACGATGACTATCATCTTCACCGCCTTGTCCCGTTTCTCCATTGAGGCGGCCATGTTAACACCCTGATAGGACGGCGGGCGGCAGAGGAGGTGACCCATGCGACAGTAGCACGCCACGATGCCCATAAAAGGCAACAGGAAGCCCAGGCAGGTCAGAGCCATCCCATAGGGGTAGTAGTCAGCCGAGTGCTCCGGTGGACTCAGGTCGTAACAGACGGTGCGGTTGCGTTGTGTTCCTGTGGAGGCGTAGTGGAACGTGGGGGCACAGAGGACGGCGACCACCAGCCACACTCCCCCACAGACCACCCATGCCAGCCTGCGACCCCCCTGCTTGTGCCAGCCGGCCATAGGGTGGCAGATGCCCACGTAGCGCTGGAGGCTGATACAGGTCAGGAACAGGATACTGCCATGCAGGTTACTGTGGGAACAATAAATAATATCTCTGATGTTATAATGACAGGGTTCCCTCTGCACAATACACTCAAAGCTCCCTCCGCAGAAAGGTAACATGCAGTGTATGACTCATTATTACTTGTAGAACTGTAAGTATGAGTTTTTCAAGTAATCTATAGAACTATGATAATAATAGGTCAGTTAATGAGTAGCTCTTCTACCTGTAGAACTGAAAGCGGACCAGTTTGCAGGCCAGCTCTCCAAAGGGCCAGTAGTCATGACTGGCGTAGTTGTAGATGAGCAGAGGTAGTGACATCACATACAGGAAGTCAGCCGTGGCCAGGTTGAGCATGTAGACGTTGCTCCGGGTCAGGTTGGGTCGTGACCTCCAGATCTTCAGGATGACCACTCCATTCAGAGGCAGACCAATCAGGAAGACCACACTGTAGATGGCAGGAAGTAGGAAGCGCTTAAAATCCTCCTTATAGGTGCAGTCTGACCCTGTGACATTGTTGTCGCCCATGGCGATGAGGTTGTCCTCCGAGTGGGGTTCTGTGTATGGTCCAGAGGAGGAACCTTCTGTGAATGTTCCATTTAGGAACGGTTCCGTAGAGAACACTTCTAGAGAGGATATTGACATGGCAACAGCTTCACATTCtgaaacagggaagagaggagagtgttaaTTGCATCAAAGTTGATAACCCTGCAGTGCTGCTCAATTAACCAATTATTTttgttttggttgttaaataACTAATTGACTGACATCGGTACAATTACTTGAATTCCTTTTAGTTTTGTTTTTGTGAGCCCAACGCAACTAATTCACGATAGAAATCAGGTCAAGAACTATGTGGAATGcagggctgaagggagttgtagtttgcAACCTAGTTCAGTGCAGAAACAtgataattaactacaatgaccataatccattgtgcCCATTCTTTTAGGCTCAGACAGAGATGCATACACTTacgcttgctgccagctcttcgCACTGGCGTCATGAACCCcaaaaatctgagggggcacaaagtaCATGAGGATGGCTAGGGGAGATGATCTGTAGGGGGGCTTGGCATGGCTAGGGGAGGTGATCTGTATCTGGGGGCTTGGCATGGCTAGGGGAGATGATCTGTAGGGGGCTTGGCATGGCTAGGGGAGGTGATCTGTAGGGGGCTTGGCATGGCTATCTGTAGGGGGGCTTGGGGAGGTGATCTGTAGGGGGCTTGGCATGGCTAGGGGAGGTGATCTGTAGGGGGCTTGGCATGGCTAGGGGAGATGATCTGTAGGGGGCTTGGCATGGCTAGGGAGGTGATCTGTAGGGGGCTTGGCATGGCTAGGGGAGGTGATCTGTAGGGAGGTGATCTGGGGGGCTTGGCATGGCTAGGGGAGGAGATGATCTGCTAGGGGGGATCTTGGCATGGCTATGGGAAATGATCTGTAGGGGGGCTTGGCATGGCTAGGGGAGGTGATCTGTAGGGGGGCTTGGCATGGCTAGGGGAGGTGATCTGTAGGGGGGCTTGGCATGGCTAGGGGAGGTGATCTGTAGGGGGGCTTGGCATGGCTAGGGGAGGTGATCTGTAGGGGGCTTGGCATGGCTAGGGAGGTGATCTGTAGGGGGGGCTTGGCATGGCTAGGAGAGGTGATCTGTAGGGGGCTTGGCATGGCTAGGGGAGGTGATCTGTAGGGGGCTTGGCATAGCTAGGGGGGCTTGGCATGGCTAGGGAGGGGAGGTGATCTGTATGGCTAGGGGAGGGGGTTTGGCATGGCTAGATGGGAGGTGATCTGTATctgtagggggggggggcttggcaTGGCAGCTAGGGGAGGTGATCTGTAGGGGGCTTGGCATGGCTAATGGGGAGGTGATCTGTGATCTGGGGGTTTGGCATGGCTAGATGGGGAGGTGATCTGTAGGGGGGTGGCTTGGATCCTGGCCCTGTCTTGGCATGGCTAGGGAAATTGGACCATTTAGGATATTTCCAAACACCTAAAACACCTTtctcctgcaatctagagccattAGCATTATGCCTAATTCTATGtcaaaaatatatgtatttttctttctttaaaaaaaaaagaaactaaatgtgcttctctgcatctctgaTGAGGAAAAAGGCTAATAGATCTGACTGCAccgctgactggctgactgactgcaaGTTGAGGAATAATGTgaataaactcaacaaaaagaggaagaaaactgtattatgaagccaagatcaatgatataaagaaagACTAAATGAAATCAGATTGtttttattcatcacaaaaccatttgacgttgccaattactttaatgattacttcattggcaaagtgggcaaacttaggcgagaaatgccaacaacgaacagtAAGCCATGGTATTAAGgtataaaaaaaataacaaatcatgaaagaaaagcattgcaagtttgaattttgtgaagttagtgtgggagaggtgggaaagtATTTAGATCAGTAATGACAAAGCTCCTGGCATTGACAAGTTAGATGGAAAGATATGGAGGATGggagctgactctatagccactcctatctgtcatatgtttaatctgagcctagaggaaagtctttgtcctcaggcctggacggaagccaaagtcattccactaccaAAGCGTGGTAAAGCTGCCtatactggttctaacagcagacctatcagcttgctgccagctcttagcaaaccgTTGGGGAAAAATgatgtttgaccaaatacaatgctacttctctgtaaacaaattaacaacagactttcagcatgcttatagagaagggcacacaactgcactgacacaaatgactggtgattggttgaaagatattgataataagaagattgtgggagttGTACTGGTacatttcagtgcagcctttgatgttattgaccataacctgttgttgagaacttgtgttatggcttttggtacaaatcattccctaaattgtagacctcagctgaatcttgtaatgaatggtgtggcagtTGAACAAATTGAAGAGACTAAATTAGTTAGTGTTaatttagattgtaaactgtcatggtcgaaacatatagattcaatggctgtgaagatgggggagagaggtctgtctgtaataaagggagaggtctgtctgtaataaagggagaggtctgtctgtaataaagggagaggtctgtctgtaataaagggagaggtctgtctgtaataaagggagaggtctgtctgtaataaagggagaggtctgtctgtaataaagggagaggtctgtctgtaataaagggagaggtctgCTGCTTTTTggcaccacactccacaaagcaagtcctggaggctctagttttatcttatcttgattattgtccagttatatggtcaaaagctgcaaggaaagacctagttaagctgcagctggcccagagggctgatattaatactatgcatgtcagtctctcttggctaagagttaactaaggaaagactgactgcatcacttcttgtttttataagaaacattaatgtgctGGAAAATCCAGTACGGTGTTTAGCAGTGGGAATGCCTGTCTGTCAGC is from Oncorhynchus gorbuscha isolate QuinsamMale2020 ecotype Even-year linkage group LG19, OgorEven_v1.0, whole genome shotgun sequence and encodes:
- the LOC124005973 gene encoding P2Y purinoceptor 3-like; its protein translation is MSISSLEVFSTEPFLNGTFTEGSSSGPYTEPHSEDNLIAMGDNNVTGSDCTYKEDFKRFLLPAIYSVVFLIGLPLNGVVILKIWRSRPNLTRSNVYMLNLATADFLYVMSLPLLIYNYASHDYWPFGELACKLVRFQFYSNLHGSILFLTCISLQRYVGICHPMAGWHKQGGRRLAWVVCGGVWLVVAVLCAPTFHYASTGTQRNRTVCYDLSPPEHSADYYPYGMALTCLGFLLPFMGIVACYCRMGHLLCRPPSYQGVNMAASMEKRDKAVKMIVIVVTVFAVSFLPFHLTKTMYLLVRTLSDAPCATRNLFSVIYKCTRPFASMNSVLDPILFYFTQPRFRKNTRILVTKITTLRDREPRCEKVKNLTKNP